The following proteins come from a genomic window of Natronogracilivirga saccharolytica:
- a CDS encoding fluoride efflux transporter FluC, whose product MTYDITGELLISLAAAGALGALLRYAFDNLVHRLYTTRYPSGILLVNLSGAFFAGWLAASAATGLVTEQQHIILAVGFAGSYTTFSGWMVQTVELALAGVWGQAFSNIMLHVVFGWLLTMAGLWLGAG is encoded by the coding sequence ATGACATACGATATCACCGGAGAATTGCTGATCAGTCTTGCTGCTGCCGGTGCGCTTGGCGCACTTCTGCGGTATGCATTCGACAACCTGGTTCACCGGCTTTATACAACCAGGTATCCTTCCGGTATTCTGCTGGTCAACCTGAGCGGAGCATTTTTTGCCGGATGGCTTGCCGCTTCAGCTGCCACCGGGCTGGTCACCGAACAGCAGCACATTATCCTGGCTGTCGGATTTGCAGGATCATACACTACCTTCTCCGGGTGGATGGTGCAGACAGTGGAGCTGGCGCTTGCCGGTGTGTGGGGCCAGGCGTTTTCCAATATCATGCTGCATGTTGTTTTCGGCTGGTTACTGACAATGGCCGGATTGTGGCTTGGAGCAGGATGA